A single genomic interval of Zingiber officinale cultivar Zhangliang chromosome 4A, Zo_v1.1, whole genome shotgun sequence harbors:
- the LOC121970417 gene encoding BEL1-like homeodomain protein 2 — protein sequence MGVATQLIRSSIKDPLGHPPTSPASHMSSQGFHRGFLGFADGLGSGNRDHLEQQSRQDKLRVQQQQQGFDGGAGGHLVPMEDETGIYESASVGAAAAAGHILSDIFNFQPPLGLAAQMEHPIIPAGGYGHIIPSRSVAVGGGAADWYGANRHPHDQHQHNSVHAGLTADDSAAAAMQLFLMNPPAMQPPPQQIGSPSSPPHVTDFHHQPFTESSPFGQGLSLSLSSSLQHLEMAKAADELRMRQGAIYFNNNQPQLQDQQLHAAAFGGCGGGVVNVLLRSSNYSKAAQELLEEFCSMCNGQFKGNTLTKRGRSSASTPAASSSKHDLPALSSAERFEHQRKKTKLISMLDEVDRRYGRYCDQMQLVVNSFDSVMGFGAAKPYTVLAQRAMSRHFRCLKDAIAAQLKQTSDALGDKDGAGAGAGSASAITKGSTPRLRLLDHNLRQHRAFNQLAVTEPESWRPQRGLPERSVSILRGWLFEHFLHPYPSDADKQLLARQTGLSRNQVANWFINARVRLWKPMVEEMYLQESNAEEEEEEELPLPEDGMDGKDQRTHSPPLGSGDGASAGTSWRHDRHGGYLRPSSSEIAGEERSGGGGGGSGDVSLTLGLRHAGGGGRGSSEKSSKLTVST from the exons ATGGGAGTAGCCACGCAGCTGATCAGGAGCTCGATCAAGGATCCGCTCGGACATCCGCCTACATCGCCGGCGTCGCACATGTCTAGCCAGGGCTTCCACCGAGGCTTCTTAGGCTTCGCCGACGGGTTGGGCAGCGGCAACCGGGACCACCTAGAGCAGCAAAGCAGGCAGGACAAGCTCCGggtgcagcagcagcagcagggcTTCGATGGCGGCGCAGGAGGACACTTGGTCCCCATGGAAGACGAGACTGGAATCTACGAGTCCGCTTCCGTCGGAGCCGCTGCCGCCGCGGGCCACATACTGTCCGACATATTCAATTTTCAACCGCCGCTGGGGTTGGCAGCGCAGATGGAACACCCGATTATTCCAGCGGGGGGCTACGGGCATATTATCCCTTCGAGATCTGTGGCCGTGGGCGGCGGCGCTGCCGACTGGTACGGCGCGAACCGACATCCTCACGACCAGCATCAGCATAATTCAGTACATGCCGGTTTGACCGCAGACGACTCCGCGGCCGCCGCGATGCAGCTCTTCCTCATGAACCCGCCGGCGATGCAACCGCCACCGCAACAAATCGGATCCCCATCTTCGCCGCCACACGTCACCGACTTTCATCATCAGCCCTTCACTGAGTCGTCTCCCTTCGGCCAAGGACTCTCGCTCTCTCTCTCCTCCTCTCTGCAACACCTGGAGATGGCCAAGGCCGCCGACGAACTCCGGATGAGACAAGGGGCCATATATTTCAATAACAATCAACCCCAGCTGCAAGACCAACAGTTGCACGCCGCCGCCTTTGGAGGCTGCGGTGGTGGCGTCGTCAACGTGTTGCTGAGAAGCTCCAATTACTCCAAGGCGGCGCAAGAGCTACTGGAGGAATTCTGCAGCATGTGTAACGGACAATTCAAGGGAAATACACTCACAAAGCGCGGCCGCAGCAGCGCCTCAACTCCGGCTGCATCCTCATCGAAGCACGACCTTCCTGCTTTGTCTAGCGCCGAAAGATTTGAGCACCAGAGGAAGAAGACCAAGCTCATCTCCATGCTCGACGAG GTGGACAGGAGATACGGCCGCTACTGCGATCAGATGCAGCTGGTGGTGAACTCGTTCGACTCGGTGATGGGGTTCGGGGCGGCGAAGCCGTACACGGTGCTGGCGCAGAGGGCCATGTCGCGGCACTTCCGGTGCCTCAAGGACGCGATCGCAGCGCAGCTGAAGCAGACGTCCGATGCCCTCGGGGACAAGGATggcgccggcgccggcgccggGAGCGCCAGCGCCATCACCAAGGGATCAACGCCGCGGCTCCGCCTGCTCGACCATAACCTCCGGCAGCATCGCGCCTTCAACCAGCTGGCCGTGACGGAGCCGGAATCGTGGCGGCCGCAGCGCGGCCTCCCGGAGCGCTCCGTCAGCATCCTCCGCGGCTGGCTCTTCGAGCACTTCCTCCACCC GTATCCGAGTGATGCGGATAAGCAGTTGCTGGCGAGGCAGACAGGTTTGTCCAGGAACCAG GTGGCCAATTGGTTTATCAACGCAAGGGTGAGACTGTGGAAACCGATGGTGGAGGAGATGTACCTCCAAGAATCCAatgcagaggaggaggaggaggaggagctgcCGTTGCCGGAGGACGGCATGGATGGGAAAGACCAACGAACGCACTCGCCGCCACTCGGGAGCGGCGACGGCGCCTCCGCCGGGACGTCTTGGCGTCATGATCGTCACGGCGGCTACCTTCGACCTTCTTCTTCAGAAATAGCCGGCGAAGAGAGGTCAGGAGGCGGTGGCGGCGGCAGCGGAGATGTGTCGCTCACGCTCGGACTACGGCACGCCGGCGGCGGGGGCAGAGGGTCGTCGGAGAAGAGCAGCAAGCTCACGGTTAGTACGTAG